The Tropicibacter oceani DNA segment CTCGGCCCCGGACGGGCTGATGGGCGCGCAGGGCTTTGTCGCGACCCATGCGGATGCGCCTGCGCCCAAAGCCTTTTGGCAAAGCCCGCCGCCCGACACCTTTCTGTTCCAGGACATCAAATACAAGTTCCACGCCTGCTGCCACGGCACCCACGCCATGATCGAGGCGCTGCAAGGCCTGCGCGCGCAAACCGGGCTGACGGCGGCCGAGGTGGCGGGCGTGCAATTGCACACCAATCCGCGCTGGCTGGTGGTCTGTGACAAGAAGGCGCCGCAGACCGGGCTTGAGGTGAAATTCAGCTATGCCTGGCTGGCCGGGATGGTGCTGGGCGGTGTGCCGACCGGCGACGACAAGACCTATACCGACGCGCTTGCCGGTGATGCGGACCTGCGGGCTTTTGCAACGCGGGTGACGGTGACGGGCGACGAGACCGTGACAGACATGCAGGCGCGGGGGCATGTGACCACGCGCAGCGGGCAACGGTTGGACTTTGCCCATGATCTGTCCGCCCCGCTGACGCAGCAGGCCATCCACGACGGGCTGACACACAAGGCCCGCGCGATCATCGGCGATGCCGCCGATCCGCTGTGGAACAGGCTGGCGCAGGGCGGGTTGCAGGCCGCCGAGCTTGGCGGCTTTGTCCGGGGGCAGGGCTGAGGTGGATCAGCCCGCGGGGCGTTCGTATTCCGGCAGACTGTCCAGCGCCTCTTTCAGGGCATCGCCCCAGCGCTGCGAAATCGTCTGGAAATAGGGATCATGCTGTTCGATCCGGCCGCTGGGGCCGGTTTTCAGGCTATCCGCCTCGTAGAAATGGAAATCCATCGGCGCGCCAACGGACAGGTTGGCCTTGAGCGTGGAATCAAAGCTGACCAGCAGCAGCTTCATCGCCGCCTCAAAGCTCATTTCCGGATCATAGGCGCGCACCAGGATCGGGCGGCCATACTTGGTTTCCCCGATCTGAAAGAACGGCGTGTCGTCGCCGGCCTCGATAAAGTTGCCTTCGGGATAGATCAGGAACAGGCGCGGCGGGCTGCCCTTGATCTGGCCGCCGACGATCAGCGTCGCGTTAAAGGTGCTGTCGGCACGCATGCCGCCGTCCGACTGGCGCTCGATCACCTCGCGCAGTGTTTCGGCGATCATCCGCGCCGCCTGGAACATCGAAGGGGCCGCCAACAGCGACGGCATCCTTTCGCCGGGGGATTTGCTGCGTTCGTCCAGCAGGCTGACCACGGCCTGGGTGGTGGCCAGGTTGCCCGCCGCCATCAGCGTGATCACGCGTTCGCCCGGTTCCTCCCAGATGGTCATCTTGCGAAAGGTCGAGATATTGTCGAGCCCGGCATTGGTCCGCGTGTCGGACATGAAGACCAGGCCCCCGTCCAGAACCATTCCAACGCAATAGGTCATTTTCCGGCCTTTACTGTTGTGCCACGTCGATCTGCACGTTCAGCCGTTCGCCAGCGCCGCCGATCCTGGTCCCTGATACCGGGGAAGCCTCGGCATAGTCCAGCCCGGTTGCGACACGGACATAGCGGGCATCGGGCGAAATCCGGTTCGAGACGTCGAAACCCACCCAGCCCAGCCCGTCGATATGGACCTCGGCCCAGGCGTGCATGGCATCCTGCGCGGTCTTTTCGTTCAGCATCAGGTAGCCCGACACATAGCGCGCCGGCATGTCCAGCAACCGCGCGCAGGACAGGAAGATATGCGTGTGGTCCTGGCAGACACCCTTGCCGGCCTCGATGGCGTCCTCGGCGCTCCAATCTGGATCCGAACTGCCAACCTCGTAAAGGATCGACGCGCCGATGCCCTGCATCAGCGCGTGCATCCCGTCCAGCGACGGCGCGGTCTGGATGCTGCGCAACAGCGCGCGCACGCCGGCGCGGGCCTGGGTGCGCGGGGTGTCCTGGCGGTACAGCCACAGCGGCGCGGGCCCGCGGTGCGGGCCGACGATGCCCTGGGTGTCGATCACGTCGATTTCACCCTCGCTGATCACGCTCAGCGTCGTCGTGCCGGGGTCATACCCGATCAGCTCGGTCCGGTTGCGGTGATGGTCGTCAAAGGCCACTTCCTTGCGGCCATGTTCGACCCGGGTCTGCCAGGTCACGATCTTCTGGTCCTGCGAGGTCTTGGGCGTCTTGCGCAGTTGTTGCAGCCCGTAGTCCACCGGCGTGTCAAAGTGGTATTGCGTGCGATGCTGGATCTTCAGACGCATGATCGGATCTACCTGTAAAACCGGAAATCGATTTCGATCTGCTGCGCGATGGCAAACAGTTCGGTCAGGATCTTCTGGATGAATTCGTGCAGGCCAAAGTCAAAGACCTGGTCGATGTTTGTCGCCAGGTGGTCGCGGTGCAGGGCCTGGACCATGCGCAGCGATGCCATCGGGTCCCGGCCGGGGGTGTTCATGTAGCTTAGGTTCTCGTGCATCTTGGTGACGCAGAACAGCAGGCTGCGCGGCATCCGCCGGTCCAGCACGAGGAATTCGGCGATTTCGCGCGGCCCGCCGCCCGAGCCGTATTCCATCCGGAACCCGCCACGTGCCGAAACCGACCGCAGGATGGTTTCCCACTGCACGTTGTCCAGCGATGTGCCCACCGCCCGGGTCGAGGGCAGCAGAACATAGTATTTCACGTCCAGGATGCGGGCGGTGTTGTCGGCCCGCTCCAGAAAGGTCCCAAGACGGGCGAAATCATAGATTTCGTTTCGCAGCATGGTGCCATGGGTCATGCCGCGCACCAGTGCCGTGTGCTGGCGGATACGCCCCAGTACCCCGGGCAGGTCGCGTTCGGACACCTTGCGGGCCAGCAGCTTGCGACTGCCCATGTAGGCGGCATTTGTGGCCTCCCAGACTTCGCCGGTCAGGGCGGTGCGCACCAGGCGCGCGTTCTGCCGGGCGCCTTCGATGCAGGACAGCACCGAGGACGGGTTGGCCTTTGACCGCAGCATCCAGTCGATCGCGGCGTCCTTGCTGACCTCGTCGTATTCGGCGTGAAAGGCGTCGACGGTGCCGGCGGCCTTCAGCACCGACAGCCATTCCTCGTCGGTGTCGCCCAGCCGGGTCAACGCGATGCGCTGGCCGGCCTCGATCATCCGTGCAAGGTTTTCTGCCCGTTCAAGATAGCGGTACATCCAGAACAGGCCGTTTGCGGTTTTGCCCAGCATTGCCGATCAGTCCTCCAGTACCCAGGTGTCCTTGGTGCCGCCGCCCTGCGACGAGTTCACCACGAGCGAGCCCTTTTTCAGCGCCACGCGGGTCAGGCCGCCCGGGGTGATCTTGATCCCCTCGGGGCTGACCAGAACATAGGGCCGCAGATCGACATGGCGCGGGGCCAGCCCCTGCTTGGAAAAGATCGGCACCGTCGACAGGCTAAGCGTCGGCTGCGCGATATAGTTGCTGGGCCGCGCCTGCAGTTTCTTGCGAAAGGCGGCGATGTCCTTGCGGGTGGCGGTGGGGCCGATCAGCATGCCATAGCCGCCCGATCCGTGCACCTCCTTGACGACCAGCTCATCCAGATTGTCCAGGACATGGGCCAGATCATCAGGGTCGGAACAGCGCCAGGTCGGCACGTTCTTCAGCAAGGGGCGTTCGCCGGTATAGAATTCGACGATTTCCGGCATGTAGGAATAGATCGCCTTGTCGTCCGCGATGCCGGTGCCGGGGGCGTTGGCGATGGTGATGTTGCCCGCGCGGTAGACATCCATGATCCCCGGCACGCCAAGCGCGCTGTCCGGGTTGAAGTTCAGCGGGTCCAGGTATTCGTCATCGACCCGGCGGTACAGCACGTCGACCGGCGTATAGCCGCGGGTGGTGCGCATGGCGACATGGCCGTCAACCACCTGCAGGTCGTGACCTTCGACCAGTTCGACGCCCATCTGGTCGGCCAGGAAGGCATGTTCGAAATAGGCCGAATTGTAGATCCCCGGGGTCAGCACCGCGACCACGGGCGCGCGGTCCAGTCCGGCGGGGGCGCATTGTGTCAGCGACCGGTGCAGATCGCGTGGATAGTCCTGCACCGGCAGCACCCGGTTGCGCGAGAAAAGCTCGGGGAACATCTGCAGCATGGTTTCGCGGTTTTCCAGCATGTAGCTGACGCCCGACGGCGTGCGCGCGTTGTCTTCGAGCACATAGAACTCGCCCGGCCCGGTGCGCACCAGGTCGATGCCGACGATATGGGTATACACCCCGCCCGGCGGTTCGACCCCGATCATGTGGGGCAGAAAGGCGGCGTTGCGGCTGATCATCTCTTCGGGGATGCGGCCGGCTTTGACGATCTCTTGCCGGTGATAGATGTCGTAAAGAAAGGCGTTGATCGCCCGCACCCGCTGTTCGATGCCGCGCGACAGCTTGGCCCATTCGTTGGCCGAGATGATCCGCGGGATGATGTCAAAGGGGATCAGCCGTTCCTCGGCCTCGGCGCGGCCATAGACGTTGAAGGTGATGCCGGTCAGGCGGAAAAGCTCCTCGGCCTCGCGCTGCTTGGCGCGCAGGCGGGCGGGGTCTTCTTCGCTGAACCAGGTGTTGAAGCCTTGATAGGGATCACGCAGGTTGTTGTCCTGGCCCCACATCTCGTCGAAAATCTCTGTCTCGCTCATGGTCCTGCCTATCATGTCGGTACAACTGCAGGGCAATTTGCGGATCGCCGCCATGCGCCACGTCAAGTTCTGCGTGATCCGGACGCCCCGTGCTGCGCGATTGCTGCCTTTTAGGGCGGTGCGCCTGTTTTTCGGGCGTTTTGCGCGGGGGCGTCAGGGGCGGTTGGTGACATAATCTGGCGCGATCCCGGCGGTCCGGATTGCCTGTTCTACATCGCGCCCCTGGAAAAAGCCATAGTCCGCCACCAGGGCCGAGGCGATTCCCGCCGTCTGCGCGCCCAGGATGTCGGTGTGCAGGCTGTCGCCGACCATCAGGATGCGGCTGCGCGGGGGCAGGGGATCCAGCCGCGCAAAGGCCAGATCATAGATGTTGTGGAAGGGCTTGCCAAAGAACTGCGGCTGCACCCCGGTGCGGTCGGCCAGGCGGTGCGCGAAATGCCCCGGTTCGATGGAAAATCCGGTTTCGCGCGGCGCGACGATATCGGGGTTGCCGACCAGCACCGGGCGCGGGCGGCCTTTCAGCGCGGCCTCCATCAGGGTCTGGCGTTCGCCTGTCCAGGCGGCGCTGCCGACCATCAGGAACCCCTCAACCGCGTCATAGGCGGCCGGGTCTTCTTCGAGATAGGTCAGGGTCAGGTCCTCGAGATCGCGCAACCCGGTGCTGCGCGTCGCCATCAGCCCCCAATGCAGATCGCGGCGCCCGTCCAGCCCCGCCAGCAGCGCGGCGCGGCTGGTGACCACCTGTTCAGTGGCAAAGTCAAAGCCCAGCCGGTGGTATTTGTCGATCAGGGCCGCCTGCGGAAAGCCGGCGGCGTTGGACACCACCAGCACCTGCTTGCCGGCGGCCCTGATGTCGGCGATCCGCTCGGCCACGCCCGGGATCGCCGTTTCCCCGATGTTCAGAACGCCAAAGGCATCCAGAAAGAAGGCGTCAAAGTCGTCGACGATCTCGGCCAGGGTTTCGATGCGCCGCGGGTGCGGCTGCGCCGTTTGCGCGCCTGGCAGACGGTGGCGCACCGCCTCGTAGGCGTCAAAGGCGCTGTCAAAGCTGTGTTCGGTCAAATGATCGCCCCCCGCACCTTGGCGGAGACCCATTCGCTGATCACCACGGCCATCAGGATCACCACAAGGATCAGGCTGACCTGCGGCCATGCCAACACGTTGAGCGAGCTTTGCAATTGCAATCCGATGCCGCCTGCGCCGACCAGCCCCAGAACTGTGCTTTCGCGGATGTTGATGTCCCAGCGGAACACCGCGACCCCGGCAAAGGCGGGCAGGATCTGCGGCACGATGCCATAGGCCATGACCTGCCAGCGCGATGCGCCGGTGGCGGTGATCGCCTCGACCTGGGTTTCGTCGATTTCCTCGATGGCCTCGTACAGAAGTTTCGCGCAAAAGCCGATCGAGCGGATGGCAATCGCCACCACCCCGGCAAAGACGCCGGGGCCGATGATGGCGATCAGCAGCAGCGCCCAGATCAGCGAGTTGATCGACCGGGTCGCCACGATGATCAGCAGCGCAATGGGCCGGACAAAGACCCGGCTGGGCGTGGTGTTATGTGCCGCCATGAAGGCCACGGGCACCGCCAGGAACAGCGATATGAGCGTTCCCAGCGTCGCGATGTTCAGCGTGTCCCAGATCGGGCGGCCCAGCTGGGTGATGTATTCCCACTTGGGCGGGGTGGCGCGGGTCCAGATGTCATTGGCGATGCGCGGGGCGTCCCAGACGAAGAACCATGTGGTCGCCTCGGAAATGCGCTGCCAGCAGACCATGAAGACCGCCAGCCCCAGCAGCCAGCCAAACCAGCGCACCAGCGATTCCTGCCTTGTGCGGCGGTGCCAGATCTTCACGCCATCCTGTTCAAGTACCGGCATTACTGGACCCTCGCGCGGATGACGCCGGAAAGATATTCAAGGGCCATGACAATTCCGATGATAAGAAGAAGGATGGCCGCAGCCGTGTCGTATTCATAACGGTCAAAGGCGGTGTTCAGCGTGGCGCCAATGCCGCCTGCGCCGACCAGGCCCAGGATCGCGCTTTCGCGGAAATTGATGTCGATGCGGTACATCGACAGGCCCACAAGGCGCGGCATGACCTGCGGTTGCACCCCGTAGTTGATCCACTGCATCCACCCCGCGCCCGAGGCCTTGATCGCCTCGGCCTGCACCTTGTCCATCGACTCGATGTCCTCGGCCAGCAGTTTTGACAGGAACCCGATGGTCGCAAAGGATAGGGTCAGGAACCCCGCCAAGGGACCAAAGCCAAAGATCGCCACCAAGAGGATCGCGACGATGATTTCCTGCAGCGCCCGGCTGATCGCGACGATGCCCCGGCAGATCATGTAGACGGGCAGGGGGGCGATGTTGCGCGCCGCGCCCAGCCCGATGGGGATGGAAATCAGGATACCGACAACCGAGGCCGCGACCGTCATCACGATGCTTTCCAGCAGCCCCTCCCAGATGTCGCTGGACCGGGTGACAAAATCCGGCTGGGCAAAGGATTTCACAAAGGCCCAGCCGCGATCCAGCCCTTCATAGACGCGGCCCCAATCGACCTCGATGGTCAGGACGGCGGCGACCAGATAGGCGGCAAAGCCGATCATCAGGCCCCAGCGCAGCCAGGTCCGCTGGATAAAGGGCGGTTTGCGCCAGGGGCGTCCGACCACGTCGGATAAAACGGCGCTGCTCATTCTGCGGCCTCGAAATCGGGGGTTTCGCTGTCGTCGTCCTCGACCTTGGCGATGGTCGCTTCCCAGTCTTCCTCGCCGTAGATTTCGGTCAGCTTGTCCGGTGTCAGGCCCTCGGGCGGGCCGTCATAGACGATTTCGCCAAAGCGCAACCCGACGACGCGCTGCACGAACATCTGCGCCAGCGCCACGTCATGGATGTTGATGATCGCCGCCAGCCCGCGTTCGCGGCACAGCTCGCAAACCAGGCGCATGATCTGGCGGCTGGTTTTCGGGTCCAATGAGGCGGTGGGTTCGTCCACCAGCAGCAGTTTGGGGTTCTGGATCAGGGCGCGGCAGATGCCGACACGCTGGCGCTGCCCGCCTGACAATTCGTCGGCGCGTTTGTCGGCCATGTGCAACAGGCCGACGCGGTCCAGCAGGCGAAATGCCTCGTCCACGTCGCTTTGCGGAAAGCGGCGGGTCAGGCTGCGCCAGAAGCCGACATAGCCCAGACGCCCCGACAACACGTTTTCCATCACGCTGAGGCGTTCGACCAGCGCGTATTCCTGAAAGATCATGCCCATCTGCCGCCGCGCCCGGCGCAACGCGCCGGAACTGAGCCCGGCAAGGTTCAGATCGTCCAGCCAGACCTCGCCCGTGGTCGGTTCGACCAGCCGGTTGATGCAGCGGATCAGCGTTGATTTGCCCGCGCCCGAGGGGCCGATCAGGGCCAGCACCTGGCCGTTGGGCACCTCGAGATCAATCGCCTTCAGCGCCTGATCCCCGGTCTTGTAGGTCTTGGTCAGTTTCTTGAGACGCAGCATGATCCGTCCTTGAATTATGGGCGCGGCGGGCCGGAAACCGACCCGCCACAGGGGTTTGGATCACTCGCAGGCGTAGCTGACGCCATTGGCCGCGTCGATCTTGCGGATCACGTCCCAGAAGTCCTTGTAGTTCATCTCAAGGAACTGCTCTTCGCCGGACTTGGAGAATTCCTCCTGCAGAGTGGACCCTTCCCATTCAAAGCTGAAGAAGGCGTCGCGGATCTGTTCCTGAAGCTCGGGCTTGAGGTTGTAGACAACGCCAAAGCCGGTCGTCGGGAAGGTCTGCGATTTGTAGATCGAGACCACCTGTTCGGGCTTGATCACGTCGCGTTCGATCATCCGCTGCATGACCGAGTTGGCCACGGCACCGGCGACATAGTCCTTGTTGGCGACGCCCAGGATGGTGTTGTCATGCTTGCCGGAAAAGACCGGTTCGAAATCGCGCTCGGCCTCAAGGCCGTAGTCGCCTTTCAGGATCGCCGAGGGCGCCTTGAACCCCGAGTTGGACGTGGGGGACGAAAAGGCCAGCTGCTTGCCCTTGATGTCCTCGACCTTTTCGACACCCGATCCGGGGAAGGTCAGGATTTCCATTTCATACCCGAAATGGCCATCCTTGGAGGCCATGATGGTAAAGGGACGGAAGCCCGCGCAGTTCACCGCCAGCGGGTTCGACCCGGTGTTGAAGCCGGAAATATGCAGACGCCCCGAGCGCATCGCCTCGATCTGGGCGGCATTGTTCTGCACCGGGAAGAACATCACCTTCTTGCCGGTTTTCTCTTCGAGGTGCTCAAGGAAATCGGACCAGGCGGTTTTGTAGACGGCGGGGTCCTCGACCGGGGTGTAGGCAAAGACCAGTGTGTCGGGGTCGATCAGCTGACTTTCATCGGTGGGCACGTCGGCGATCATGTCGCCATCGACATCGCAGAACCGTTCGTCCAGGTCGCCGCGCGGGCAGTCCTGCGCCTGTGCGGCGCCGCCAAAGGCCATCATGGCAAGCGCCGAGGCGCCCATCAACAGTTTGATATTCATGTGTCTTTCTCCCATTGGTGTGGTCTGTTTCTTGTTTTTATCGTTGTGATGTTACGCGACGATGACGGTTACATGCGCGTCTGACAAGGCATCATGCAAACCGCCCGTCGGGGCGCGGTCCACGACCACCGTGTCCAGTTTCGACAGGGCGCCCACGTGCACCAGCCCGCGTTTGGCAAATTTTTCGCTGTCCACCAGCAGCGTCGCCTTGGCGCTGCGGCGGATCATCTGGCGTTTCACGGCGGCAAAGCCCTGCACGGTTTCCGATGGTCCTTCGGCCGACAGGGCAGAGGCGCCGATCATGCAGCGATCGACGGAAAAGCGGCCCAGAAACTCCAGCGTGTCGGCGCCGACCACGGCGGATTCCGCCGGCAGGTATTCGCCCGGACACAGGATCACCTGCGCCGCGCCATGGCCCAG contains these protein-coding regions:
- the phnE gene encoding phosphonate ABC transporter, permease protein PhnE — its product is MPVLEQDGVKIWHRRTRQESLVRWFGWLLGLAVFMVCWQRISEATTWFFVWDAPRIANDIWTRATPPKWEYITQLGRPIWDTLNIATLGTLISLFLAVPVAFMAAHNTTPSRVFVRPIALLIIVATRSINSLIWALLLIAIIGPGVFAGVVAIAIRSIGFCAKLLYEAIEEIDETQVEAITATGASRWQVMAYGIVPQILPAFAGVAVFRWDINIRESTVLGLVGAGGIGLQLQSSLNVLAWPQVSLILVVILMAVVISEWVSAKVRGAII
- a CDS encoding circularly permuted type 2 ATP-grasp protein — its product is MSETEIFDEMWGQDNNLRDPYQGFNTWFSEEDPARLRAKQREAEELFRLTGITFNVYGRAEAEERLIPFDIIPRIISANEWAKLSRGIEQRVRAINAFLYDIYHRQEIVKAGRIPEEMISRNAAFLPHMIGVEPPGGVYTHIVGIDLVRTGPGEFYVLEDNARTPSGVSYMLENRETMLQMFPELFSRNRVLPVQDYPRDLHRSLTQCAPAGLDRAPVVAVLTPGIYNSAYFEHAFLADQMGVELVEGHDLQVVDGHVAMRTTRGYTPVDVLYRRVDDEYLDPLNFNPDSALGVPGIMDVYRAGNITIANAPGTGIADDKAIYSYMPEIVEFYTGERPLLKNVPTWRCSDPDDLAHVLDNLDELVVKEVHGSGGYGMLIGPTATRKDIAAFRKKLQARPSNYIAQPTLSLSTVPIFSKQGLAPRHVDLRPYVLVSPEGIKITPGGLTRVALKKGSLVVNSSQGGGTKDTWVLED
- a CDS encoding HAD-IIA family hydrolase, coding for MGLRQGAGGDHLTEHSFDSAFDAYEAVRHRLPGAQTAQPHPRRIETLAEIVDDFDAFFLDAFGVLNIGETAIPGVAERIADIRAAGKQVLVVSNAAGFPQAALIDKYHRLGFDFATEQVVTSRAALLAGLDGRRDLHWGLMATRSTGLRDLEDLTLTYLEEDPAAYDAVEGFLMVGSAAWTGERQTLMEAALKGRPRPVLVGNPDIVAPRETGFSIEPGHFAHRLADRTGVQPQFFGKPFHNIYDLAFARLDPLPPRSRILMVGDSLHTDILGAQTAGIASALVADYGFFQGRDVEQAIRTAGIAPDYVTNRP
- the phnC gene encoding phosphonate ABC transporter ATP-binding protein; amino-acid sequence: MLRLKKLTKTYKTGDQALKAIDLEVPNGQVLALIGPSGAGKSTLIRCINRLVEPTTGEVWLDDLNLAGLSSGALRRARRQMGMIFQEYALVERLSVMENVLSGRLGYVGFWRSLTRRFPQSDVDEAFRLLDRVGLLHMADKRADELSGGQRQRVGICRALIQNPKLLLVDEPTASLDPKTSRQIMRLVCELCRERGLAAIINIHDVALAQMFVQRVVGLRFGEIVYDGPPEGLTPDKLTEIYGEEDWEATIAKVEDDDSETPDFEAAE
- a CDS encoding transglutaminase family protein, whose translation is MRLKIQHRTQYHFDTPVDYGLQQLRKTPKTSQDQKIVTWQTRVEHGRKEVAFDDHHRNRTELIGYDPGTTTLSVISEGEIDVIDTQGIVGPHRGPAPLWLYRQDTPRTQARAGVRALLRSIQTAPSLDGMHALMQGIGASILYEVGSSDPDWSAEDAIEAGKGVCQDHTHIFLSCARLLDMPARYVSGYLMLNEKTAQDAMHAWAEVHIDGLGWVGFDVSNRISPDARYVRVATGLDYAEASPVSGTRIGGAGERLNVQIDVAQQ
- a CDS encoding proteasome-type protease, coding for MTYCVGMVLDGGLVFMSDTRTNAGLDNISTFRKMTIWEEPGERVITLMAAGNLATTQAVVSLLDERSKSPGERMPSLLAAPSMFQAARMIAETLREVIERQSDGGMRADSTFNATLIVGGQIKGSPPRLFLIYPEGNFIEAGDDTPFFQIGETKYGRPILVRAYDPEMSFEAAMKLLLVSFDSTLKANLSVGAPMDFHFYEADSLKTGPSGRIEQHDPYFQTISQRWGDALKEALDSLPEYERPAG
- a CDS encoding alpha-E domain-containing protein, with translation MLGKTANGLFWMYRYLERAENLARMIEAGQRIALTRLGDTDEEWLSVLKAAGTVDAFHAEYDEVSKDAAIDWMLRSKANPSSVLSCIEGARQNARLVRTALTGEVWEATNAAYMGSRKLLARKVSERDLPGVLGRIRQHTALVRGMTHGTMLRNEIYDFARLGTFLERADNTARILDVKYYVLLPSTRAVGTSLDNVQWETILRSVSARGGFRMEYGSGGGPREIAEFLVLDRRMPRSLLFCVTKMHENLSYMNTPGRDPMASLRMVQALHRDHLATNIDQVFDFGLHEFIQKILTELFAIAQQIEIDFRFYR
- a CDS encoding MmgE/PrpD family protein, with the protein product MDVMTHLLDLAEMPRVDIPDSALQAARNSLFDWLVCGRAGQDEPLARILRDMAAQDGGHPQAAVFGGRDAPARMAALVNGAISHALDYDDTHFAHIGHLSVGIYPAALAVGQAQGLSVDTVAEAFLIGAEVAIRVGLVLGAGHYNRGFHMTSTAGAFGATVAAGRLYGLSRDQMRHAVGLCATRASGLKGQFGTMGKPYNAGLSASTGVESAWLAGQGMTSAPDGLMGAQGFVATHADAPAPKAFWQSPPPDTFLFQDIKYKFHACCHGTHAMIEALQGLRAQTGLTAAEVAGVQLHTNPRWLVVCDKKAPQTGLEVKFSYAWLAGMVLGGVPTGDDKTYTDALAGDADLRAFATRVTVTGDETVTDMQARGHVTTRSGQRLDFAHDLSAPLTQQAIHDGLTHKARAIIGDAADPLWNRLAQGGLQAAELGGFVRGQG
- the phnE gene encoding phosphonate ABC transporter, permease protein PhnE translates to MSSAVLSDVVGRPWRKPPFIQRTWLRWGLMIGFAAYLVAAVLTIEVDWGRVYEGLDRGWAFVKSFAQPDFVTRSSDIWEGLLESIVMTVAASVVGILISIPIGLGAARNIAPLPVYMICRGIVAISRALQEIIVAILLVAIFGFGPLAGFLTLSFATIGFLSKLLAEDIESMDKVQAEAIKASGAGWMQWINYGVQPQVMPRLVGLSMYRIDINFRESAILGLVGAGGIGATLNTAFDRYEYDTAAAILLLIIGIVMALEYLSGVIRARVQ
- the phnD gene encoding phosphate/phosphite/phosphonate ABC transporter substrate-binding protein, which produces MNIKLLMGASALAMMAFGGAAQAQDCPRGDLDERFCDVDGDMIADVPTDESQLIDPDTLVFAYTPVEDPAVYKTAWSDFLEHLEEKTGKKVMFFPVQNNAAQIEAMRSGRLHISGFNTGSNPLAVNCAGFRPFTIMASKDGHFGYEMEILTFPGSGVEKVEDIKGKQLAFSSPTSNSGFKAPSAILKGDYGLEAERDFEPVFSGKHDNTILGVANKDYVAGAVANSVMQRMIERDVIKPEQVVSIYKSQTFPTTGFGVVYNLKPELQEQIRDAFFSFEWEGSTLQEEFSKSGEEQFLEMNYKDFWDVIRKIDAANGVSYACE